In Blastopirellula sp. J2-11, a single genomic region encodes these proteins:
- the cbiE gene encoding precorrin-6y C5,15-methyltransferase (decarboxylating) subunit CbiE, whose translation MNSAAKIHIIGIGDDGFDGLTAQATQRIGAADLIIGNPQVLTYVDSVTAEKLPVGADLNAIVERVKASTGKNIVVLTSGDPLFYGVARYLCDVIGKEHFEVLPHVSSMQLAFARVKESWDEAYLANLATQSLERVVQNARLAEKVGLFTTDQHTPAAVAKALLSLKLDYFSAYVCENLGSPNERVTQGELAEIAEQQFGLLNVMILVRKPGVPDRPIALVGKRLFGNPDEVFLQSKPKRGLLTSAETRSIALSQMDLGPTSIVWDVGAGSGSVSIEAAMIAAAGAVYAIEMDPEDHGLIKTNAETFGVTNLTPILGKAPEAWEDIPDPDCIFIGGAGRHVRGIVEPAFARLKPGGRIVLNIGSIENLHEVHELLQRLAGEARATMINIAHSTYQLERHRFESLNPTFLITAIKPLKS comes from the coding sequence GTGAACTCAGCGGCCAAGATTCATATTATCGGCATCGGTGACGATGGTTTTGACGGACTCACCGCTCAGGCGACCCAGCGCATCGGCGCGGCCGACCTGATCATCGGCAATCCCCAAGTGCTGACCTACGTCGATTCGGTGACGGCCGAAAAACTGCCGGTTGGCGCCGATTTAAACGCGATCGTCGAGCGTGTGAAAGCCTCGACCGGCAAGAACATCGTCGTGTTGACCAGCGGCGATCCGTTGTTCTACGGTGTGGCGCGCTACTTGTGCGACGTGATCGGCAAAGAACACTTTGAGGTTCTGCCGCACGTCAGCAGCATGCAGTTGGCCTTCGCCCGGGTGAAAGAAAGCTGGGACGAAGCGTACCTGGCGAACCTGGCGACGCAGTCGCTAGAGCGGGTCGTGCAAAATGCTCGGCTCGCCGAAAAGGTCGGGCTGTTCACCACCGATCAGCATACGCCGGCCGCGGTGGCGAAAGCGCTGCTCTCCCTAAAGCTCGATTATTTTTCGGCCTATGTTTGCGAAAACCTGGGCTCTCCCAACGAACGAGTCACCCAAGGCGAACTGGCCGAGATTGCCGAACAGCAATTTGGCCTGCTCAACGTCATGATCCTGGTTCGCAAGCCCGGCGTGCCTGATCGACCGATCGCGCTGGTCGGCAAGCGACTCTTCGGCAATCCGGACGAAGTCTTCCTGCAATCGAAGCCGAAGCGAGGGCTGCTCACTTCGGCCGAGACGCGTTCGATCGCGCTCTCGCAAATGGATCTCGGGCCGACCAGCATCGTGTGGGATGTCGGCGCCGGCAGCGGATCGGTTTCGATCGAAGCGGCGATGATCGCCGCCGCAGGCGCCGTTTACGCGATCGAAATGGATCCGGAAGATCATGGTCTGATCAAGACGAACGCTGAGACGTTTGGGGTCACCAATCTGACGCCGATCTTGGGCAAAGCGCCGGAAGCTTGGGAAGATATCCCCGATCCCGATTGCATCTTTATCGGCGGCGCCGGCCGCCATGTTCGCGGCATTGTCGAGCCCGCTTTCGCGCGGCTGAAACCAGGCGGGCGGATCGTGCTGAACATCGGCAGCATCGAGAATCTGCACGAAGTTCACGAGCTGCTGCAGCGCCTGGCCGGCGAAGCCCGCGCGACGATGATCAACATCGCACACAGCACGTACCAGTTGGAACGTCATCGTTTCGAGTCGCTCAATCCGACCTTCCTGATCACCGCGATCAAACCGTTGAAGTCGTAG
- a CDS encoding HesB/IscA family protein, whose product MAVEITENAANEVKRIITDQKHDPGTMLRLGIAGGGCSGFSYSITLSQDFDDEKDNKYDFHGLPVVVDKKSLLYLDGTTVDFYTGVDRHGFTFNNPNAVKTCGCGSSFQA is encoded by the coding sequence ATGGCGGTTGAAATTACCGAAAATGCGGCCAACGAAGTCAAACGCATCATCACCGATCAAAAGCATGATCCGGGCACTATGCTCCGTTTGGGCATCGCCGGCGGCGGCTGCAGCGGATTCTCGTACAGCATCACGCTGTCGCAAGATTTCGATGACGAAAAAGACAACAAGTACGACTTCCACGGTCTTCCGGTCGTCGTCGACAAGAAGAGCCTCCTGTATTTGGACGGCACCACCGTCGACTTTTACACCGGCGTAGATCGCCATGGGTTCACGTTCAACAACCCGAACGCCGTCAAAACCTGCGGTTGCGGCAGCTCGTTCCAAGCGTAG
- a CDS encoding glycosyltransferase: MITELEVGGAERCLTNLACRLDRSEFRVTVISLASRPAPGRDVLVRQLEEQGIDVLFLRCDSKWRLPIAVRRLASALQVLHPHVVHSFLFHANIAASMAMGKRRKAKLIHGLRVVEQGLWRRWLQSYYAKKADLTLAVSRRLKEFAQTVLQVNTLVTPNGIDLTDFDEQTIQNVGMKQVDGRKRMIAVGRLDAQKGFDWLLTALRDSLLQADDWELQIVGAGPQESALKEQARQLHLVDRVQFLGRRADVPQLLTDADLFLLSSRWEGMPNAMIEAMAARLPVIATDVEGVAQLLGPYQEAQLSPVGDAAEFVSRVSVLAADAALRVELGEANRARIEAHFTLDKMVRRHAKIYRCAAKSLTSVLA, from the coding sequence GTGATTACGGAACTTGAAGTTGGTGGCGCCGAGCGCTGTCTCACCAATTTGGCCTGTCGGCTCGATCGGTCGGAATTTCGCGTGACGGTGATTTCGCTCGCATCGCGACCGGCGCCGGGACGCGATGTGCTGGTTCGGCAGTTGGAAGAGCAGGGGATCGACGTTTTATTTCTCCGGTGCGACTCGAAATGGCGGCTGCCGATCGCCGTACGTCGACTAGCAAGTGCGCTGCAAGTTTTGCATCCGCATGTCGTCCACAGTTTTCTCTTTCATGCCAATATCGCCGCCAGCATGGCGATGGGGAAGCGGAGGAAGGCGAAACTCATTCACGGACTACGCGTCGTCGAACAAGGTTTATGGCGGCGCTGGCTGCAAAGTTACTACGCCAAAAAAGCAGATCTGACGCTCGCGGTAAGCCGCCGCTTGAAAGAATTCGCCCAAACCGTTTTGCAGGTCAATACGCTGGTGACTCCGAACGGAATCGACCTGACCGATTTTGACGAACAGACGATCCAAAATGTCGGAATGAAGCAGGTTGATGGCCGCAAGCGGATGATCGCCGTGGGGCGGTTGGATGCGCAGAAAGGCTTTGATTGGCTGCTGACCGCGCTCCGCGATTCGCTGTTGCAAGCCGACGATTGGGAACTGCAAATCGTCGGAGCCGGCCCGCAAGAGTCGGCGTTGAAAGAACAGGCGCGCCAGCTGCATCTAGTCGATCGGGTCCAATTTTTGGGGCGCCGCGCTGATGTGCCGCAACTGCTGACCGACGCCGATCTCTTCTTGCTCTCGTCGCGTTGGGAGGGAATGCCGAATGCGATGATCGAAGCGATGGCGGCGCGGCTGCCGGTGATTGCCACCGACGTGGAAGGAGTCGCCCAGTTGCTGGGACCGTATCAAGAGGCCCAATTGTCGCCGGTTGGCGACGCCGCCGAGTTTGTCAGTCGTGTCAGCGTGCTAGCAGCGGATGCGGCCTTGCGCGTCGAGCTCGGCGAAGCGAACCGGGCGCGAATCGAAGCGCACTTTACGCTCGACAAAATGGTCCGTCGGCACGCGAAGATCTATCGCTGTGCGGCGAAATCGCTGACCAGCGTGCTAGCGTGA
- a CDS encoding NUDIX domain-containing protein — protein sequence MSIAQVEHILVVPTAEFRNLGYFQGFSPDAPRYLEHLLQPALISFRPRPEMEEDPSFKQLIPYVIFEYVDADGEAWVFQYVRGKGQGESRLHSKRSVGVGGHISSEDAAEHLSGNPYEEGMRRELDEEVEIDCEYEIECVGLINDDQNPVGQVHLGVVHRCRVVQPAVRPRESEIIEAGFIPVSQLLLELDRCETWSSICLQALYG from the coding sequence ATGAGCATCGCCCAGGTCGAACATATTCTGGTTGTTCCCACCGCCGAATTCCGCAATTTGGGCTATTTTCAGGGCTTCTCTCCCGACGCTCCGCGCTATCTCGAGCATTTGCTCCAGCCAGCGCTGATCAGCTTCCGGCCGCGCCCCGAAATGGAAGAAGATCCCAGCTTCAAGCAGTTGATCCCATACGTCATTTTTGAGTACGTCGACGCCGATGGCGAAGCCTGGGTCTTTCAGTACGTCCGCGGCAAAGGGCAAGGCGAAAGCCGTTTGCATAGCAAACGGAGCGTCGGAGTCGGCGGGCACATCTCTAGCGAAGACGCCGCCGAGCATCTCTCGGGCAATCCGTACGAAGAAGGGATGCGCCGTGAGTTGGACGAAGAAGTCGAGATCGACTGCGAGTACGAGATCGAGTGCGTTGGCCTCATCAATGATGATCAAAATCCAGTCGGTCAGGTTCACCTGGGCGTGGTGCATCGTTGCCGCGTCGTGCAGCCGGCCGTTCGACCGCGTGAAAGCGAAATCATCGAAGCCGGTTTCATCCCCGTCTCACAACTGCTGCTAGAGCTTGATCGCTGCGAAACCTGGTCAAGCATTTGCCTCCAGGCGCTCTACGGTTAG
- the queA gene encoding tRNA preQ1(34) S-adenosylmethionine ribosyltransferase-isomerase QueA has protein sequence MTSIEQYDYRLPKELIAQEPLEKRADARLLVVDRKSGQIEHRYIRDLPEILQPTDHLVLNNTKVVPARLVGRRTLTGGRWQGLYLESDINGHWLVLAKTRGKIAPGEMVTLENRETKEDISLRLVASLGAGMWAVEPESSESTLEILERVGRVPLPHYIREGEMMPDDWKRYQTVFAEQPGAVAAPTAGLHFSTELLKKLTAKDLLVDYVTLHVGIGTFRPVSVDQLDEHVMHKEWGEIREEAVERILATKAAGGRNIAVGTTVARVMETAARSGELQPWRGQTDLFIRPPFEFHAVDALLTNFHLPKSTLLILVRTFGGDELMREAYAEAIREEYRFYSYGDAMLIL, from the coding sequence ATGACCAGCATCGAACAATACGACTATAGACTACCCAAAGAATTGATTGCGCAAGAGCCTTTGGAGAAAAGAGCGGATGCTCGGCTTTTGGTGGTGGATCGCAAATCGGGTCAGATCGAGCATCGCTATATTCGCGATTTGCCCGAAATTCTGCAACCGACGGATCATTTGGTGCTGAATAACACCAAAGTCGTCCCTGCCCGCCTGGTCGGCCGGCGCACATTGACCGGCGGACGCTGGCAAGGGTTGTACCTTGAGTCCGACATCAACGGGCATTGGCTCGTCTTGGCCAAAACACGCGGCAAAATCGCCCCCGGCGAGATGGTCACGCTGGAAAACCGCGAGACCAAAGAGGATATCTCGCTACGTCTGGTCGCTAGTCTGGGCGCCGGAATGTGGGCGGTCGAACCTGAATCGAGCGAGTCGACGCTGGAAATATTGGAACGGGTCGGACGCGTTCCCCTGCCGCACTACATTCGCGAAGGGGAAATGATGCCGGACGACTGGAAGCGGTATCAAACTGTTTTCGCCGAACAGCCCGGCGCCGTCGCCGCTCCGACCGCCGGTCTCCACTTCTCGACCGAACTGCTGAAAAAGCTGACCGCCAAAGATCTACTGGTCGATTACGTGACGCTGCATGTCGGCATCGGCACGTTCCGTCCGGTTTCGGTCGATCAGCTCGATGAGCACGTCATGCACAAAGAATGGGGCGAAATCCGCGAAGAAGCGGTCGAGCGCATCTTAGCGACAAAGGCCGCTGGAGGCCGCAATATCGCCGTCGGTACGACCGTGGCGCGAGTGATGGAAACGGCCGCCCGCTCAGGCGAACTGCAGCCGTGGCGCGGCCAGACCGATCTCTTCATTCGTCCACCTTTCGAGTTCCATGCGGTCGACGCGTTGCTGACCAATTTTCACTTGCCCAAGTCGACGCTGCTGATTTTGGTGCGAACTTTTGGGGGAGACGAGTTGATGCGCGAAGCCTACGCCGAAGCGATCCGCGAAGAGTACCGCTTCTACAGCTACGGCGACGCAATGTTGATCCTGTAG
- a CDS encoding phosphoglycerate dehydrogenase, giving the protein MPTIVVTASHFLATSWPYYELLTAAGLDVRFADLSKSLWEPDGLVEALDGAEGVICSTEPYTAEVLSRTKVRVVSRVGVGYDSVNVPAATEQNIAICRTPGTLHQSVVEHTISMILAMYRNVIPQNQQVRAGDWDRTAGPRAYGKTLGIIGYGVIGKEVAKTAVLLGMNVIAYDPIAPTGGPNEVERVALEEIWRRSDVVSLHAPCTPETERIINAQSLALMKDDALLINTSRGGLVNEEELAAAMKAGKLRGAALDVLDNEPAGKDHPLFDVENIYFTAHMAGLDEQSLLDMSTMAAQNIVDLYQGRWPAENIVNGGELSGWKW; this is encoded by the coding sequence ATGCCTACGATCGTCGTGACTGCGTCCCATTTCTTAGCGACCAGTTGGCCCTATTACGAATTGCTAACAGCAGCCGGGTTGGATGTCCGTTTCGCCGACTTGTCGAAGTCGCTATGGGAACCCGATGGTTTGGTCGAAGCGTTGGATGGCGCCGAAGGAGTCATCTGCAGCACCGAACCCTATACGGCCGAAGTGCTGAGCCGCACGAAAGTGCGCGTCGTCTCGCGGGTAGGCGTCGGTTACGACTCGGTCAACGTTCCTGCTGCGACCGAGCAGAACATCGCCATTTGCCGCACGCCGGGCACACTGCACCAATCGGTTGTCGAGCATACGATCAGCATGATCTTGGCCATGTACCGCAACGTGATCCCGCAAAACCAGCAGGTCCGCGCCGGCGACTGGGATCGAACCGCCGGTCCGCGGGCGTACGGTAAAACGCTGGGGATCATCGGCTACGGCGTGATTGGGAAAGAAGTCGCAAAAACGGCGGTTTTGCTCGGTATGAACGTCATCGCCTACGATCCGATCGCGCCGACCGGCGGGCCGAACGAAGTCGAGCGGGTCGCGCTCGAAGAGATTTGGCGCCGCAGCGATGTCGTGAGCCTGCATGCTCCTTGCACGCCGGAGACCGAGCGAATCATCAACGCGCAGTCGCTGGCGCTGATGAAGGATGACGCACTGCTGATCAACACGTCGCGCGGCGGCTTGGTGAACGAAGAGGAACTCGCCGCCGCGATGAAGGCCGGCAAGCTACGCGGCGCGGCGCTCGACGTGCTGGATAACGAACCTGCCGGCAAAGATCACCCTCTGTTTGATGTCGAAAACATCTACTTCACCGCCCACATGGCCGGACTGGACGAGCAATCGCTGCTGGACATGTCGACAATGGCGGCCCAGAACATTGTGGATCTGTATCAGGGGCGGTGGCCGGCGGAGAATATTGTGAATGGTGGGGAGTTGAGTGGGTGGAAGTGGTAA
- a CDS encoding cysteine desulfurase family protein yields MTARPIYLDNHATTRVDPRVLAAMTPYFLEEYGNAGSVGHLFGEAARDAVEQARRSIAASVGAEANEIVFTSGATESNNLAIRGVLQQRRRRGDHVVSVTTEHKAVLDPLAKWARSGFEVTLLSPQQQGADHAGQLDPQQVADAIRDDTALVTIMAANNEIGVLHPLAEISRICRERGVPFHCDATQAVGKMELDFDALGVDLASFTAHKFYGPKGCGALYVRRRGKRIRLEPQIDGGGQERGVRSGTLNVPGIIGMASALQLCLAEVTTEIPRQAALRDQLLLGLQTAIDGVTLNGPLCTPPLRLAGNLNVSFAGVDGEALMMNVREIAVSSGSACTSANPEPSHVLQAIGLSEDATRSSLRFGLGRFNRSDDIEFAVTHVSAAVTRLRKMVKPT; encoded by the coding sequence TTGACCGCTCGACCGATCTATCTCGACAATCATGCTACGACGCGCGTCGACCCGCGCGTGTTGGCGGCGATGACCCCGTACTTTCTCGAAGAATACGGAAACGCCGGCAGCGTCGGACATTTGTTTGGTGAAGCGGCCCGTGATGCGGTCGAGCAGGCGCGCCGTTCGATCGCCGCCTCGGTCGGCGCCGAAGCGAACGAAATCGTCTTTACCAGCGGCGCTACCGAAAGCAACAATTTGGCGATTCGCGGCGTCTTGCAGCAACGTCGCCGCCGCGGCGATCATGTCGTCAGCGTAACGACCGAACACAAAGCGGTGCTTGATCCGTTGGCCAAATGGGCGCGCAGCGGATTTGAAGTGACGCTGCTCTCGCCACAGCAGCAAGGCGCCGATCACGCCGGCCAGCTTGATCCGCAGCAAGTCGCCGACGCGATTCGTGACGACACCGCGTTGGTCACCATCATGGCCGCCAACAACGAGATCGGCGTCCTTCATCCCCTCGCCGAGATCAGCCGCATCTGCCGCGAGCGCGGCGTGCCGTTTCACTGCGATGCGACTCAGGCAGTCGGCAAAATGGAGCTCGACTTCGACGCGCTCGGCGTCGACCTGGCTAGCTTCACCGCGCACAAGTTCTATGGCCCCAAAGGCTGCGGAGCGCTCTACGTTCGCCGGCGGGGAAAACGGATTCGACTGGAACCGCAGATCGACGGCGGCGGCCAAGAGCGAGGAGTTCGCAGCGGCACGCTAAATGTCCCCGGCATCATCGGCATGGCCAGCGCCCTACAACTTTGTTTGGCGGAAGTGACGACCGAAATCCCCCGACAAGCGGCGCTCCGCGATCAACTGCTACTCGGGCTGCAAACGGCGATCGACGGGGTGACCCTCAACGGTCCGCTCTGCACGCCGCCGCTGCGACTTGCCGGCAATTTGAACGTTTCTTTCGCCGGCGTCGACGGCGAAGCGCTAATGATGAACGTCCGCGAGATCGCCGTATCTTCTGGCAGCGCCTGTACTTCGGCCAATCCAGAACCGAGTCATGTGCTGCAGGCGATCGGCCTGTCCGAGGACGCAACGCGCAGCAGTTTGCGATTTGGTCTTGGCCGATTTAACCGGTCTGACGATATTGAATTTGCCGTGACCCACGTTTCAGCAGCAGTGACGCGGCTGCGGAAAATGGTCAAACCGACCTGA
- a CDS encoding type II toxin-antitoxin system HigA family antitoxin, whose product MSIHSDAELEAAQEVMDRLLAQGELSSGEELYLDALSDLVGAYEDDHFAIAPASDADLLRHLMEAKGVNQIELHRSTKIARSTISEILSGKKPFSRQIIGTLADYFGVHKTVLANNL is encoded by the coding sequence ATGTCGATTCACTCCGACGCGGAACTCGAAGCGGCGCAAGAGGTGATGGATCGCTTGCTCGCCCAGGGAGAGCTTTCCAGCGGTGAAGAACTGTATCTGGATGCGCTGAGCGATCTAGTTGGCGCCTATGAAGACGATCACTTTGCCATTGCCCCTGCATCCGACGCAGACCTGTTGCGACACTTGATGGAAGCGAAGGGAGTGAATCAGATCGAGTTGCACCGCAGCACGAAGATCGCCCGATCTACGATCTCGGAAATCCTCAGCGGCAAAAAACCGTTTAGCCGCCAAATCATCGGAACTCTGGCCGACTATTTCGGCGTCCACAAGACGGTGCTTGCGAATAACCTTTAA
- a CDS encoding PIG-L family deacetylase codes for MTKLDDYPQLDVIAVGAHPDDVEIACGGTLAKLCQQGYKVGIIDLTDGEPTPRSPGPEVRLAEAQAAAKVLGVDVRVTLELPNRRLFDCFESRVALAKEFRKYRPNVVLGFGGKTPLASPDHWQAMQITDAATFYSRLTKWDDHFDGLPVHTIAKQLYYRLVFEPMEHPEAPGSFVVDISDTLETKITSVRCYETQFPPEKDYVFDRVRGAASFIGSQAGFLSGELFHTTRMIGTKDMVKFLFPE; via the coding sequence GTGACCAAACTTGACGACTATCCGCAGCTAGACGTGATCGCCGTCGGCGCTCATCCCGATGATGTCGAGATCGCCTGTGGGGGGACGCTCGCCAAGTTATGCCAACAAGGTTATAAGGTCGGCATCATCGACCTGACCGATGGCGAGCCGACTCCCCGTTCGCCTGGCCCCGAAGTTCGCCTGGCCGAAGCGCAAGCCGCGGCCAAGGTGCTCGGCGTCGACGTGCGAGTCACGCTCGAACTCCCCAATCGCCGGCTGTTCGACTGCTTTGAATCACGCGTTGCGTTGGCGAAAGAATTCCGCAAGTATCGGCCCAACGTGGTGCTGGGATTTGGCGGCAAAACGCCGCTCGCTTCGCCTGACCATTGGCAAGCGATGCAGATCACCGACGCGGCGACGTTTTACTCGCGTCTGACCAAGTGGGACGACCACTTTGACGGTTTGCCGGTGCATACGATCGCCAAGCAGCTTTACTATCGACTGGTCTTTGAGCCGATGGAACATCCCGAAGCGCCAGGCTCATTTGTCGTCGACATCAGCGACACGCTGGAAACGAAGATCACCAGCGTCCGCTGCTACGAAACGCAATTCCCGCCGGAGAAAGACTACGTCTTCGACCGCGTCCGCGGCGCCGCGTCCTTCATCGGCTCGCAGGCCGGTTTTCTGAGCGGTGAGCTGTTTCACACGACACGGATGATTGGAACAAAAGATATGGTGAAGTTTCTTTTTCCAGAGTAG
- a CDS encoding LysM peptidoglycan-binding domain-containing protein translates to MRREARIGFAIVGCLAAVLTYAAVKRMWMLAQVSSNPSPAPTVPAAAISAPSALAASDHSTAPVITLPSEPTSTAVYQEPVAVSRGVPFPSRFAIPLTNREATAVAEQVTTAVAAKDEPEPTTEPVDTTPIEAAPPLGRFSSRFSPAAPPTEETQPEPAEVATEAAPKPATSMVSAAIGAIASRFSGGTAPVETPAPSEAKPSEPSKPAPVEIVGAPSQSADPVASLRFVGEKTSAKPAETPPQARLIKPAPVVETKPLSPSPVAAKPSRPAWKATEAVIEPQQPIAVKSRPQPRLNRAFASTASASIPSTYVPAQNASTTQSVTADQVTPQRLPPTIEVATDTEKGVTQEADPDWVQQIITSGSFIPGQRIVPTQSPQPLPKTGQSSAQPLVNPAPAVQPAATAPHTYQVKPGDDLATIARQTLGDAARWGELFRLNRDVIGDYPDQMKPGMQLRLPRD, encoded by the coding sequence GTGCGCAGGGAAGCTCGGATCGGATTTGCGATCGTCGGCTGTCTAGCCGCGGTGCTGACATATGCCGCTGTAAAGCGGATGTGGATGCTTGCGCAAGTCTCTAGCAATCCGAGCCCGGCGCCCACGGTTCCCGCGGCGGCGATCTCCGCTCCTTCCGCGCTGGCCGCCAGCGATCACTCGACTGCGCCCGTCATTACCTTGCCGAGCGAGCCGACCAGTACGGCTGTCTATCAAGAGCCGGTCGCCGTTTCACGCGGCGTGCCGTTTCCGTCGCGCTTCGCAATTCCACTGACCAATCGCGAAGCGACTGCCGTTGCTGAACAGGTCACCACCGCCGTCGCTGCAAAGGATGAACCGGAACCGACAACGGAGCCGGTCGACACCACGCCGATCGAAGCGGCGCCGCCGCTGGGACGTTTTTCGAGTCGCTTCTCGCCGGCCGCGCCGCCGACCGAAGAGACGCAGCCAGAGCCAGCGGAAGTTGCGACCGAAGCGGCGCCGAAACCGGCCACGTCGATGGTCTCTGCGGCGATTGGCGCGATCGCTTCTCGTTTTTCCGGCGGCACGGCGCCGGTTGAAACGCCGGCGCCCAGTGAAGCGAAGCCCAGCGAACCCAGCAAGCCAGCGCCGGTGGAAATTGTTGGCGCTCCCTCGCAGTCGGCGGATCCAGTCGCTTCGCTTCGCTTTGTCGGCGAAAAGACTTCCGCGAAGCCGGCGGAGACGCCTCCGCAAGCGAGATTGATCAAACCGGCCCCGGTGGTCGAAACGAAGCCGTTGTCGCCGTCACCGGTCGCTGCGAAGCCTAGCCGGCCGGCATGGAAAGCGACCGAGGCGGTGATCGAGCCGCAACAGCCGATCGCGGTGAAGTCGAGACCGCAGCCGCGTTTGAATCGAGCATTTGCGTCGACCGCCAGCGCATCGATCCCGTCGACGTATGTACCGGCCCAAAACGCGAGCACGACCCAAAGCGTGACCGCGGACCAAGTAACTCCGCAGCGGTTGCCGCCGACAATCGAAGTCGCAACCGATACGGAAAAGGGAGTCACCCAAGAAGCCGACCCTGATTGGGTTCAGCAAATCATCACCAGCGGCAGTTTCATTCCCGGTCAGCGAATCGTCCCGACGCAGTCGCCGCAACCGCTGCCGAAGACAGGGCAATCGTCGGCCCAACCGCTGGTCAATCCGGCGCCGGCAGTACAGCCTGCCGCAACAGCGCCGCACACCTATCAGGTGAAGCCCGGCGATGATTTGGCGACGATCGCACGGCAAACCTTGGGAGACGCCGCTCGCTGGGGCGAGCTGTTCCGTTTGAACCGCGACGTGATCGGCGACTATCCCGATCAGATGAAACCGGGGATGCAGCTGCGATTGCCGCGGGATTAA
- the rsmH gene encoding 16S rRNA (cytosine(1402)-N(4))-methyltransferase RsmH, which translates to MTSTVHVSVLPAETIAYLDPQPGQTFVDGTLGGGGHTRQLAERVGDEGLVIACDRDLAAIERAEQSLRGLPIKVTQRNFCELPSVLQDLEIDLIDGLLLDLGLSSDQLADRNRGFSFDSDGPLDLRFDETEGDTAADLVNLLSEKDLADVIYQNGEERLSRRIAKKVCLRRKEKPFLLASDLAEIVTSCYPGRGARERIHPATRTFQALRIAVNRELSSLESILKSAPDFIRPGGKIAVISFHSLEDRRVKEAFREDERLEPMTKKPIIPSDEEIMQNPRSRSAKLRVARRV; encoded by the coding sequence ATGACTTCGACCGTTCACGTTTCTGTACTTCCTGCCGAGACGATCGCGTATCTCGATCCCCAGCCGGGGCAAACCTTCGTCGATGGCACGTTGGGCGGAGGAGGACATACGCGGCAGTTGGCCGAGCGCGTGGGGGACGAAGGGTTGGTGATTGCCTGTGATCGCGACCTGGCGGCGATTGAGAGAGCCGAGCAGTCGCTACGCGGCCTACCGATCAAAGTCACGCAGCGGAACTTCTGTGAGCTTCCTAGCGTGCTGCAGGACCTTGAGATCGACCTGATCGACGGGCTGCTGCTGGACCTGGGGCTTTCGAGCGATCAGCTGGCCGATCGCAATCGCGGATTCAGTTTTGATTCGGACGGTCCGCTCGACCTTCGCTTTGACGAAACCGAAGGGGACACCGCCGCCGATCTGGTGAATCTCCTCTCCGAAAAAGATCTAGCCGACGTGATCTATCAAAACGGCGAAGAGCGTCTGAGTCGCCGGATCGCCAAAAAAGTTTGCCTGCGGCGAAAAGAAAAACCGTTCCTGCTAGCAAGCGATTTGGCCGAGATCGTGACCAGTTGTTACCCAGGCCGCGGAGCGCGAGAACGGATTCATCCGGCGACGCGAACCTTTCAAGCACTGCGAATTGCAGTGAATCGAGAGCTCAGTTCGCTGGAGAGCATTTTGAAGTCAGCGCCCGACTTCATCCGCCCAGGCGGCAAAATCGCTGTCATCAGCTTCCACTCTTTGGAAGATCGTCGAGTAAAAGAAGCGTTTCGCGAAGATGAGCGCCTCGAACCGATGACCAAAAAGCCGATAATTCCTAGTGACGAGGAGATTATGCAGAATCCTCGCAGCCGCAGCGCCAAACTGCGCGTTGCTCGACGTGTGTAA